One genomic region from Jilunia laotingensis encodes:
- a CDS encoding HU family DNA-binding protein, translated as MSIPYLVRKKVNVNGGERKIRWYAVQKKLQERGGKTEEDVARLVAERSGFREGEVQGIMTEVASVVEKFLQEGYSVNLKGLGTFQVALTSPGADRPEDVMPGTVKVSRVYFIADRWLTRRIKKMKFIRIPLSRYFPKSMLSQEVIQAEEEQGDLSAE; from the coding sequence ATGTCAATACCTTATTTAGTAAGAAAGAAAGTGAACGTCAATGGCGGTGAAAGGAAGATACGCTGGTATGCCGTACAAAAGAAGTTGCAGGAACGTGGCGGGAAGACCGAAGAAGACGTGGCACGGTTGGTAGCGGAACGGAGTGGATTTCGCGAAGGTGAAGTGCAAGGCATCATGACGGAAGTCGCTTCCGTCGTAGAGAAGTTCCTGCAAGAAGGTTATTCGGTGAATTTGAAAGGACTCGGCACGTTCCAAGTGGCTTTGACCAGTCCGGGAGCAGATCGCCCGGAAGATGTGATGCCAGGGACGGTAAAAGTCTCACGTGTTTATTTTATTGCCGACCGTTGGTTGACACGGCGTATTAAGAAAATGAAGTTTATCCGGATACCTTTATCACGCTATTTCCCGAAGTCGATGTTGAGCCAGGAAGTGATTCAAGCGGAAGAAGAACAAGGGGATTTGTCCGCTGAGTAG
- a CDS encoding TonB-dependent receptor codes for MKRNRYIFLGMALTALPAMAQHQQAQPKDTTMNRTVVVEQEYNPEIMDASKVNVLPKVEEPTVIKKEVEYAVSAVPASNIPMETMQAYTGIEAQPMSKPGYIRLGYGNYNNLDVYANYLFHLSGRDKLNVNFNMTGMSGKLEVPYEEGFKWNAHYYRTRASVDYLHQFKKVDLNVAGHFGLSNFNYEPNTMASGNQKFTSGDIHFGAKSTDETMPLQFHAETNLMLYNRRDYLSHGEITETQVRTYADVRGKINDEQQIAIGLTMNNLIYSNDAKKNAFKQYFKEKYDDRTTLNLNPYYELMDDSWHLHLGANVDGSFGGGKKLRVSPDVSIQFIFSDSYVLYAKATGGRIVNDFRRLETYDPYLEPDSKIRDTYEQVNASIGFKASPVNGLWFNLFAGYQNLKDDLYAREAEFGFLASYADIPASASRDNIVSSQTQTDNLYAGLQVSYQYKDILSLSAEGIYRHWKADGAFESYNPISYNPALLMKPETELNFQAEFHPIPNLWMNVGYQYIRRAERYHARLGTYLPSVSDLSLGITYNLFKGASIYAKADNLLNKAYQRYLLYPTEGINFVGGLSFQF; via the coding sequence ATGAAACGCAATCGATATATTTTCCTGGGAATGGCGCTCACCGCGCTTCCTGCCATGGCTCAGCATCAACAAGCCCAGCCTAAAGATACAACCATGAACCGTACGGTCGTAGTGGAACAGGAGTACAACCCGGAGATCATGGATGCTTCCAAAGTAAATGTTTTGCCGAAGGTAGAAGAGCCGACTGTCATCAAAAAAGAGGTCGAATATGCCGTCAGTGCCGTTCCGGCTTCCAACATTCCGATGGAAACCATGCAAGCCTACACAGGAATAGAAGCCCAACCCATGAGCAAACCGGGATACATCCGGCTGGGATATGGTAATTATAATAACCTAGATGTTTATGCCAATTATCTCTTCCACCTTTCAGGCAGGGATAAATTAAATGTCAATTTCAACATGACCGGAATGAGCGGAAAGCTGGAAGTGCCTTACGAAGAAGGATTCAAATGGAACGCCCATTATTACCGTACCCGCGCAAGCGTCGATTATCTGCATCAATTCAAAAAGGTAGACTTGAATGTTGCCGGACACTTCGGATTGAGCAACTTTAACTACGAGCCCAATACGATGGCATCCGGCAATCAGAAATTCACCTCGGGAGATATACATTTCGGTGCCAAATCGACCGATGAGACGATGCCATTGCAGTTTCACGCTGAGACAAACCTGATGTTGTACAACCGCCGGGATTACCTTTCCCATGGGGAAATAACCGAAACCCAGGTACGTACCTATGCCGATGTGAGAGGGAAGATCAACGATGAACAGCAGATTGCCATCGGTCTTACCATGAATAACCTGATCTACAGTAATGATGCCAAGAAGAATGCATTCAAGCAATACTTCAAAGAAAAATATGACGACCGTACCACTTTGAACTTGAATCCTTATTACGAATTAATGGATGATAGCTGGCACCTCCATTTAGGAGCTAATGTCGATGGCTCTTTCGGAGGAGGCAAAAAGCTGCGTGTCTCCCCGGACGTGAGCATCCAATTCATCTTTTCCGACAGCTACGTGCTTTACGCAAAAGCTACGGGAGGCAGGATAGTCAATGATTTCCGCCGATTGGAAACATACGACCCCTACCTGGAACCCGATAGTAAAATACGTGACACTTATGAACAGGTCAATGCTTCCATAGGATTCAAAGCCAGTCCGGTAAATGGTCTTTGGTTTAACCTGTTTGCAGGATACCAGAACCTAAAAGACGACTTATATGCCAGGGAAGCTGAATTCGGATTTCTTGCAAGTTATGCAGACATCCCTGCTTCCGCATCTAGAGACAACATTGTTTCCTCACAGACCCAGACCGACAATCTCTATGCCGGACTTCAAGTTAGTTACCAATACAAAGATATCCTTTCTCTATCCGCTGAAGGCATCTACAGGCATTGGAAAGCAGATGGCGCGTTCGAATCCTATAACCCCATATCCTACAATCCAGCTCTTTTGATGAAGCCGGAAACAGAATTGAATTTCCAAGCAGAGTTCCATCCCATTCCGAATTTATGGATGAATGTAGGTTATCAATACATCCGTCGTGCAGAGCGCTATCATGCACGACTAGGCACTTATCTCCCTTCAGTCAGCGACCTCAGCCTAGGCATTACCTACAATCTGTTTAAAGGAGCCTCCATCTATGCGAAAGCTGATAACCTCTTAAATAAAGCATACCAACGCTATCTTCTCTATCCAACGGAAGGCATTAACTTTGTAGGAGGTCTGAGCTTCCAATTCTGA
- a CDS encoding tetratricopeptide repeat protein, producing MKRRVSRFICALMCSVPVIASAQTSEKITSPENLYKEGRYLFQQKNYAAATASLKAFIKDAPETKFREEAGYMLVCSAYELKDKNSIALLRSYLDEYPDTPYANRIYALIAAAYFYEGKYDEALAMFNSSQLDQLGNEERDDMTYLLATCYLKTGNVKEAAIWFETLKASSKKYEKDCTYYVSYIRYTQNRLDEALTGFLSLQDDPKYKALVPYYIAEIYSAKKNYDKAEIVAQNYLSAYPQNEHAAEMYRILGDAYYHFRNYQAAIKAFENYLDRDASPRRDALYMLGLSYFQTGLYAKAAETLGETATTNDALTQNAYLHMGLSYLQLSEKNKARMAFEQAAASNADMKIKEQAAYNYALCIHETSYSAFGESVTVFEKFLNEFPNSPYADMVSNYLIEVYLNTRSYDAALKSIDRITHPGTRIMEAKQKILFQLGTQAFANAAFEQAIDYFNQSIAIGQYNRQTKADALYWRGESYYRLNRMQEAARNFIDYLQLTQQTNTEMYALANYNLGYCAFHRKDYAQARQWFLKYIQLEKGENRTALGDAYNRIGDCFLNERNFDEAKHYYAQAESMNSASGDYSFYQLALVSGLQKDYSGKITLLNRLVGKYPASPYAVNALYEKGRSYVQMNNNSQAIASFKELLNKYPESPVSRKAAAEIGLLYYQNEDYNQAIDAYKQVISKYPGSEEARLAMLDLKSLYVDMNRIDEFAELAASMPGNIRFDASEQDSLTYIAAEKIYGRGRIEEAKSSFNKYLQTFPEGAFGLNAHYYLCLIGNEQKNYDMILLHSGKLLEYPDNPFSEEALVMRAEVQFNLQQFADALASYKMLKEKSTTTDRRLLAETGMLRTAYLLKDDVETIHAATDLLAEVKLTPELTNEALYYRAKAYLNQQADKKAMDDLKALAKDTRNLYGAEAKYLVAQQYFNAGDYAAAEKELLNYIDQSTPHAYWLARSFVLLSDVYVAMDKKLDARQYLLSLQQNYHADDDIENMITSRLEKLNKQ from the coding sequence ATGAAAAGAAGAGTTTCACGATTTATATGTGCCCTAATGTGCAGCGTTCCTGTCATTGCTTCGGCACAGACAAGCGAAAAGATCACATCGCCAGAGAACCTATATAAAGAAGGAAGATACCTGTTCCAGCAGAAGAACTATGCAGCAGCTACGGCATCGCTGAAAGCATTCATCAAAGATGCACCCGAAACAAAGTTTCGTGAAGAAGCCGGATATATGCTGGTTTGCTCGGCTTACGAACTGAAAGATAAAAACAGCATCGCTTTGTTACGAAGCTATCTGGATGAATATCCGGATACCCCGTATGCCAACCGGATTTATGCGCTGATTGCCGCAGCCTATTTTTACGAAGGGAAATACGACGAGGCACTCGCCATGTTCAATTCATCACAACTCGACCAATTGGGCAATGAAGAACGGGACGACATGACCTACCTGCTCGCCACTTGCTATCTGAAAACAGGGAATGTAAAAGAAGCCGCCATCTGGTTTGAAACCCTGAAGGCAAGCAGCAAGAAGTATGAAAAGGATTGCACCTATTACGTTTCATACATCCGCTACACGCAGAATAGACTGGATGAAGCCCTGACCGGATTCCTCTCCTTGCAGGATGATCCGAAATATAAGGCACTGGTTCCTTATTATATCGCTGAAATCTATTCCGCCAAGAAGAACTATGACAAAGCGGAGATCGTAGCACAGAACTATTTATCTGCCTATCCGCAGAATGAACATGCAGCCGAAATGTATCGCATCCTCGGAGATGCCTATTACCATTTCCGCAACTACCAGGCAGCCATCAAAGCCTTTGAGAACTATCTCGACCGGGATGCATCACCACGCCGGGATGCCCTCTACATGCTCGGACTCTCCTATTTCCAGACCGGATTATATGCCAAAGCAGCCGAAACGCTGGGCGAAACGGCTACGACCAACGATGCCTTAACCCAGAATGCTTACCTCCACATGGGGCTTTCCTATTTGCAATTGTCCGAAAAGAACAAAGCACGAATGGCCTTTGAACAGGCTGCCGCTTCAAATGCCGACATGAAAATCAAGGAACAAGCCGCTTATAATTACGCTTTATGCATTCATGAAACCTCTTACTCCGCTTTCGGAGAATCGGTCACCGTTTTTGAAAAGTTCCTGAACGAGTTTCCAAACTCTCCCTATGCCGACATGGTAAGTAACTACCTCATAGAAGTCTACCTGAACACACGTAGTTATGATGCCGCCTTAAAATCAATCGACCGCATCACCCATCCGGGAACCCGCATCATGGAAGCCAAGCAGAAGATACTGTTCCAACTAGGTACGCAAGCTTTTGCCAACGCTGCCTTCGAGCAGGCTATCGATTACTTCAACCAATCCATCGCCATCGGCCAGTACAATCGCCAGACAAAGGCAGATGCCCTTTATTGGCGCGGGGAATCTTACTACCGCCTGAACCGGATGCAGGAAGCCGCACGCAATTTCATTGATTACCTGCAGCTTACCCAACAAACAAATACAGAGATGTACGCTTTAGCTAACTACAACCTGGGTTACTGCGCCTTCCACCGGAAAGACTATGCGCAAGCGCGCCAATGGTTCCTCAAATACATCCAACTTGAAAAGGGAGAAAACCGTACCGCTCTGGGTGATGCTTACAACCGCATCGGTGACTGCTTCCTCAACGAACGTAACTTTGATGAAGCAAAACATTATTATGCGCAAGCGGAAAGTATGAACTCCGCCTCCGGTGATTATTCGTTCTATCAGCTAGCCCTCGTTTCGGGACTACAAAAAGATTACTCCGGCAAGATCACGTTGTTGAACCGGCTGGTAGGCAAATACCCGGCTTCGCCTTACGCCGTAAACGCTCTTTACGAAAAGGGACGTTCGTATGTACAAATGAACAATAATAGTCAGGCGATCGCCTCGTTCAAGGAATTACTGAATAAATACCCTGAAAGTCCGGTCAGCCGGAAAGCAGCTGCTGAAATCGGTCTGTTGTATTATCAGAATGAAGACTACAATCAAGCCATCGATGCTTATAAACAGGTTATCAGCAAATATCCCGGCAGTGAAGAAGCACGCTTGGCAATGCTCGACCTTAAATCCCTTTATGTGGACATGAACCGTATCGATGAGTTTGCCGAACTTGCAGCATCCATGCCGGGGAACATCCGTTTCGATGCCAGCGAGCAGGATTCACTGACCTATATAGCTGCTGAGAAGATTTACGGCCGCGGGCGTATCGAAGAAGCTAAAAGCAGCTTCAACAAGTATCTGCAAACCTTCCCGGAAGGAGCCTTCGGACTTAATGCCCATTATTACCTCTGCCTCATCGGTAACGAGCAGAAAAACTACGATATGATTCTGCTCCATTCGGGCAAGTTGCTGGAATATCCCGACAACCCATTCTCGGAAGAAGCCTTGGTGATGCGTGCGGAAGTGCAGTTCAATCTGCAACAGTTTGCCGACGCACTGGCTTCCTACAAGATGCTGAAAGAAAAATCCACAACCACCGACCGACGTTTACTGGCGGAAACGGGTATGCTCCGCACTGCCTATCTCCTGAAAGATGATGTAGAAACCATTCATGCCGCCACCGACCTGTTGGCGGAAGTCAAACTGACCCCGGAACTGACCAACGAAGCTTTGTATTACCGAGCCAAGGCTTACCTTAACCAACAAGCCGACAAGAAAGCAATGGATGATCTGAAAGCATTGGCTAAAGACACACGTAATCTCTATGGCGCAGAAGCAAAATATCTGGTAGCTCAACAATATTTCAATGCCGGTGATTACGCAGCCGCTGAAAAGGAATTATTGAACTACATCGACCAAAGCACACCTCATGCCTACTGGCTGGCACGCAGTTTCGTCCTCCTATCAGATGTATATGTAGCTATGGATAAAAAGCTCGATGCACGCCAGTACTTGCTGAGCTTGCAGCAGAACTACCATGCCGATGACGACATTGAGAATATGATAACAAGCAGACTGGAAAAACTTAATAAGCAATAA
- a CDS encoding thioredoxin family protein: protein MKVIDLSKESFVERVSEFQQYPEGWNFKGDKPCVVDFHAPWCVYCKALSPVLDQLAEEYDGKIDFYKVDVDQEPELESAFKIRMIPNLLFVPVNGTPYMELGTMGKPQLKSMLEDLLAGVRK from the coding sequence ATGAAAGTTATAGATTTATCAAAAGAGAGTTTTGTGGAGAGAGTATCTGAATTTCAGCAATATCCCGAAGGCTGGAACTTTAAGGGAGATAAGCCTTGTGTGGTCGATTTCCATGCTCCCTGGTGCGTATATTGCAAAGCGTTGTCGCCTGTCCTCGATCAGTTGGCCGAGGAATATGACGGTAAGATCGACTTCTACAAAGTGGATGTAGACCAGGAACCTGAACTAGAGAGTGCTTTCAAGATACGTATGATTCCCAATCTGTTGTTTGTTCCGGTGAACGGAACGCCTTACATGGAATTGGGAACCATGGGAAAGCCCCAACTGAAAAGTATGCTGGAAGATTTACTTGCCGGGGTCAGAAAGTAG
- a CDS encoding NUDIX hydrolase, which yields MEHPLSQFKYCPECGSEHFNINNEKSKRCADCGFVYYFNPSSATVALIVNEKNELLVCRRAKDPAKGTLDLPGGFIDMGETGEEGVAREVMEETGLVVKEAVYQFTLPNIYIYSGFPVHTLDMFYLCKVENTDHLSAMDDAADAFFMPVSEIDPDQFGLGSIRKGLVKFLTTF from the coding sequence ATGGAACATCCTTTATCACAATTCAAATATTGTCCGGAATGCGGGTCGGAACACTTCAATATAAATAATGAGAAATCAAAACGCTGTGCCGACTGCGGATTCGTTTATTATTTCAATCCCTCTTCGGCTACCGTAGCCCTCATCGTGAATGAGAAGAACGAGTTGCTGGTCTGCCGTCGTGCCAAAGATCCCGCCAAAGGCACACTCGACCTGCCCGGTGGATTCATCGATATGGGCGAAACCGGTGAAGAAGGAGTTGCCCGGGAAGTAATGGAAGAGACGGGACTTGTAGTGAAAGAAGCCGTCTATCAGTTCACCCTGCCGAATATTTATATCTATTCCGGTTTCCCGGTACATACACTCGACATGTTTTACCTCTGTAAAGTAGAAAACACCGACCACCTCTCCGCTATGGACGATGCAGCCGATGCCTTCTTCATGCCAGTCTCCGAAATAGATCCCGACCAATTCGGATTGGGGTCGATCCGAAAGGGACTTGTGAAATTTCTAACTACTTTCTGA
- the ahpC gene encoding alkyl hydroperoxide reductase subunit C encodes MEPILNSQLPEFSVQAFHNGSFKTVTNNDVKGKWAIFFFYPADFTFVCPTELVDVAEKYDKLQAMGVEVYSVSCDSHFVHKAWHDASESIRKIKYPMLADPTGALARAFGVYIAEEGMAYRGTFLINPEGQIKLAEMNDNSIGRDADELVRKVEAAQFVASHDGEVCPAKWKKGEATLKPSIDLVGKI; translated from the coding sequence ATGGAACCAATTCTTAACTCTCAACTTCCTGAATTCAGTGTTCAGGCTTTTCACAACGGAAGTTTCAAGACCGTAACTAACAATGATGTTAAAGGCAAATGGGCTATCTTCTTCTTCTATCCTGCAGACTTTACTTTTGTTTGTCCGACAGAGCTTGTAGACGTAGCCGAAAAGTATGACAAGCTTCAAGCAATGGGCGTAGAAGTATATTCGGTAAGTTGCGATTCGCATTTCGTTCATAAAGCATGGCACGATGCTTCTGAAAGTATCCGTAAGATCAAGTATCCGATGCTGGCAGACCCGACAGGTGCATTGGCACGCGCATTCGGTGTGTATATTGCAGAAGAAGGCATGGCTTATCGCGGTACATTCCTTATCAATCCGGAAGGTCAGATCAAGTTGGCGGAAATGAACGACAACAGCATTGGCCGTGATGCCGATGAACTGGTACGTAAAGTAGAGGCTGCTCAGTTTGTTGCCTCTCATGACGGAGAAGTTTGTCCGGCTAAATGGAAAAAAGGGGAAGCTACTCTGAAACCGAGCATCGACCTGGTAGGAAAGATTTGA
- the ahpF gene encoding alkyl hydroperoxide reductase subunit F codes for MLEPALKEQLKGIFAGLDGDYTFDIYVSPEHEGRKELLELLGDVADCSSHISSRVNDGEALKFTILKNGERTGITFRAVPNGHEFTSLLLAILNLDGKGKNFPDEQVCNRVKALKGPVHLTTYVSLTCTNCPDVVQALNAMTTLNPGITHEMVDGALYQKEVESLNIQGVPSVFADGQLLHVGRGDFGELLAKLETRYGVEEMAVDTTVKNYDVIIAGGGPAGVSAAIYSARKGLKVAIVAERIGGQVKETVGIENLISTPYTTGNELADHLKTHLMEYPVDLLEHRKIDKVEVSGNEKLVTTSVGETLSAPALIIATGASWRKLNVPGEAEHIGRGVAFCPHCDGPFYKDKHVAVVGGGNSGIEAAIDLAGICSKVTVLEFMDELKADSVLQEKVKSLPNVEIFVNSQTAEVIGDGTKLTSLRVKDRGTGDERIHNLDGVFVQIGLVANSAVFRDVVETNRAGEIVIDTHCRTNVAGIYAAGDVSTVPYKQIIIAMGEGAKAALSAFEDRVRGVI; via the coding sequence ATGTTAGAACCCGCATTGAAAGAGCAACTGAAAGGTATATTTGCCGGTTTGGACGGAGATTATACTTTTGACATATATGTATCGCCCGAACATGAGGGGCGTAAAGAATTACTCGAATTACTGGGAGATGTGGCAGATTGTTCTTCGCATATTTCCAGCCGGGTGAATGACGGAGAGGCGTTGAAATTTACTATATTGAAGAATGGCGAGAGGACAGGAATAACCTTTCGTGCCGTTCCGAACGGACATGAGTTTACTTCTCTGTTACTGGCTATCCTCAATCTGGATGGAAAAGGGAAGAATTTTCCGGATGAACAAGTGTGCAACCGTGTAAAGGCACTGAAAGGACCGGTACATCTCACTACGTATGTTTCACTCACTTGTACCAATTGCCCCGATGTGGTGCAGGCACTGAATGCTATGACTACCCTGAATCCGGGAATAACCCATGAAATGGTGGATGGTGCCCTTTATCAGAAAGAAGTAGAGTCGCTGAATATACAAGGTGTCCCTTCTGTTTTTGCAGACGGACAATTGTTGCATGTGGGACGTGGAGATTTTGGAGAATTGCTTGCGAAACTGGAAACCCGTTATGGCGTTGAAGAGATGGCCGTAGATACTACGGTGAAGAATTATGATGTAATTATTGCCGGAGGTGGCCCTGCCGGAGTATCGGCTGCGATCTATTCGGCTCGCAAGGGATTGAAAGTTGCCATCGTTGCCGAACGAATCGGTGGACAGGTGAAAGAGACGGTAGGAATAGAAAATCTGATTTCCACTCCTTACACTACCGGTAATGAGTTGGCTGACCACTTGAAAACCCATTTGATGGAATATCCGGTTGACTTGCTTGAGCATCGTAAGATAGATAAAGTGGAAGTTTCGGGAAATGAAAAGTTGGTAACGACCTCCGTAGGTGAAACATTATCCGCCCCTGCTTTAATCATTGCTACCGGGGCAAGTTGGCGTAAACTGAATGTTCCCGGTGAGGCGGAACATATAGGTAGAGGTGTAGCTTTTTGTCCCCACTGCGACGGTCCGTTTTATAAAGATAAACATGTTGCTGTTGTCGGAGGTGGAAATTCCGGAATAGAAGCTGCTATCGACCTGGCAGGTATCTGTTCGAAGGTGACTGTCCTGGAGTTCATGGATGAGTTGAAAGCCGACAGTGTCTTGCAGGAAAAGGTGAAAAGCCTGCCGAACGTGGAAATCTTCGTTAATTCCCAAACAGCCGAAGTGATAGGAGACGGTACTAAACTGACTTCCTTACGTGTGAAGGATCGTGGTACGGGTGACGAGCGTATCCACAATTTGGATGGGGTGTTTGTACAAATCGGTTTGGTTGCCAACAGTGCTGTTTTCCGTGATGTCGTGGAAACGAATCGTGCGGGTGAAATCGTGATTGATACCCATTGCCGTACTAATGTAGCTGGCATTTATGCTGCCGGTGATGTTTCAACCGTTCCTTATAAACAGATTATCATTGCTATGGGTGAAGGTGCGAAAGCTGCTTTGTCTGCTTTTGAAGACCGGGTACGTGGTGTGATTTGA
- a CDS encoding inositol monophosphatase family protein: MLDLQQLTADVCRLATSVGHFLKEERKNFNRESVVKKHEHDYVSYVDKEAEHKLVAALNDLLPEAGFIAEEGSATYNDEPYCWVIDPLDGTTNYIHDNAPYCVCISLRNREELLLGVVYEVCRDECFYAWKDGKAWLNGEPLQVSTVNELTDAFIIVELPYNDKEYKQTAMHLLNEFYGKVGGIRMNGSAAAAICYVAAGRFDAWMEAFLGKWDYSAAALILLEAGGEVTDFYGDRHFIEGHHIIATNGHLHALMQQKVNELLPVGM, encoded by the coding sequence ATGTTAGATTTACAACAATTGACTGCTGACGTATGTCGCTTAGCAACATCTGTCGGGCATTTCCTGAAAGAAGAACGGAAGAATTTCAACCGTGAGAGTGTGGTCAAAAAGCATGAACATGATTACGTATCCTATGTCGATAAGGAAGCTGAACATAAATTAGTGGCGGCTCTCAACGATTTGTTGCCTGAAGCCGGTTTTATTGCTGAAGAAGGTTCGGCTACGTATAATGACGAGCCTTATTGTTGGGTGATAGATCCTTTGGACGGTACTACTAACTATATCCACGATAATGCTCCCTATTGTGTCTGCATCTCTTTACGCAATCGCGAAGAATTGCTGCTTGGAGTTGTCTATGAAGTGTGTCGTGATGAGTGCTTTTATGCTTGGAAAGATGGTAAGGCATGGCTGAACGGTGAACCTTTGCAAGTTTCGACAGTGAATGAACTTACCGATGCTTTTATCATTGTGGAACTTCCTTACAATGACAAAGAGTACAAACAGACTGCGATGCATCTCTTAAATGAGTTTTATGGGAAAGTGGGAGGAATACGAATGAATGGTTCTGCTGCAGCGGCTATCTGCTATGTTGCTGCGGGGCGTTTCGATGCTTGGATGGAAGCTTTTCTCGGCAAATGGGACTATTCTGCCGCTGCCTTGATTCTTCTTGAGGCTGGTGGCGAGGTGACTGACTTTTATGGAGACAGGCACTTCATTGAAGGGCATCATATCATTGCCACGAATGGGCATTTACATGCATTGATGCAACAGAAGGTAAATGAACTTTTACCGGTAGGAATGTAG
- a CDS encoding ComF family protein produces MKEWLYSFLSLFFPRCCLVCGRTLAKGEECLCTGCNIGLPRTGYHLQKDNPVEKMFWGKIPLGRATSFFFYRKGNDCQAILYELKYNGQKEIGEIMGRYMAAELLPSGFFEGIDVIIPVPLHKKKQKLRGYNQSEWLACGISALTALPVKTDAVIREKNTETQTKKSMSERWENVDGIFLLKSPEWFKGKHILIIDDVLTTGATTVACASAFNAVEGMKISILTLAVAD; encoded by the coding sequence ATGAAAGAGTGGCTTTACTCATTTCTTTCTCTATTTTTCCCCCGTTGTTGTCTGGTATGTGGGCGGACGCTGGCAAAGGGTGAAGAGTGTTTATGTACCGGATGTAATATAGGCTTGCCCCGTACGGGATATCATTTGCAGAAAGATAATCCGGTTGAAAAGATGTTTTGGGGCAAAATACCGCTGGGACGTGCTACCTCCTTTTTCTTTTATCGCAAAGGGAACGATTGCCAGGCCATTCTTTATGAGCTGAAATATAATGGTCAGAAGGAGATTGGTGAGATTATGGGTCGCTATATGGCTGCCGAATTGCTTCCTTCGGGCTTTTTCGAAGGTATAGATGTCATTATCCCTGTCCCTTTACATAAGAAGAAACAGAAGTTAAGAGGGTATAATCAGAGTGAATGGCTGGCCTGCGGGATCTCTGCCCTTACCGCATTACCCGTTAAGACCGATGCTGTGATTCGTGAGAAGAATACGGAAACACAGACTAAAAAGTCCATGTCGGAACGTTGGGAAAATGTGGATGGTATTTTTCTTCTTAAATCTCCCGAATGGTTCAAGGGCAAACATATACTTATTATCGATGATGTTTTGACTACCGGAGCGACTACTGTGGCATGTGCTTCAGCTTTTAATGCGGTAGAAGGGATGAAGATAAGTATTCTGACTTTGGCGGTAGCCGATTAA
- a CDS encoding adenosine kinase — MDKIIGLGNALVDVLATLKDDSLLTTMGLPKGSMQLIDEAKLQQIKDEFSQMKTHLATGGSAGNTILGLSCLGAATGFIGKVGNDTYGNFFRENLQKNNIQDNLLLSDLPSGVASTFISSDGERTFGTYLGAAASLKAEDLTLEMFKGYAYLYIEGYLVQDHDMILRAIKLAKEAGLQICLDMASYNIVEEDKEFFSLLINKYVDIVFANEEEAKAFTGKEPEEALEIIGKQCSIAIVKVGCRGSLIRKGTEEVKVDAIPVKKVLDTTGAGDYFSAGFLYGLTCGYSLEKCAKIGSILSGNVIQVIGTTIPKERWDEIKLNINEILSE; from the coding sequence ATGGACAAAATAATTGGTTTGGGCAATGCCCTTGTTGATGTACTTGCAACTTTGAAAGATGATTCCTTACTTACGACTATGGGATTGCCTAAAGGGAGTATGCAACTCATTGATGAAGCTAAGTTACAACAGATTAAGGATGAATTCAGCCAGATGAAAACCCATCTTGCAACAGGTGGATCAGCCGGAAATACCATTTTGGGACTCTCTTGTCTCGGTGCAGCGACCGGTTTTATCGGAAAAGTGGGGAATGATACTTATGGAAACTTTTTTCGTGAAAACCTTCAAAAAAACAATATACAGGACAATTTGCTTCTTTCCGATCTTCCTTCGGGAGTAGCATCGACTTTTATTTCTTCGGACGGTGAACGGACGTTTGGTACTTATCTCGGAGCCGCAGCTTCATTGAAAGCCGAAGATCTAACATTGGAAATGTTTAAAGGATATGCTTACTTATATATAGAAGGATATCTGGTACAGGATCACGATATGATTCTCCGCGCCATTAAACTGGCAAAAGAAGCCGGACTTCAGATATGCCTCGATATGGCGAGCTATAACATCGTAGAAGAAGATAAAGAGTTCTTTTCCTTATTGATTAATAAATATGTGGATATCGTATTTGCCAATGAGGAGGAAGCAAAAGCTTTCACGGGTAAGGAACCCGAAGAAGCACTGGAAATTATCGGCAAGCAGTGTAGCATTGCGATCGTAAAAGTGGGATGCAGAGGTTCCTTGATACGTAAAGGTACGGAAGAAGTCAAGGTAGATGCCATCCCGGTAAAGAAAGTGCTGGATACCACCGGTGCGGGTGATTATTTCTCGGCAGGCTTTCTATATGGCTTGACTTGCGGCTATTCTTTGGAGAAATGTGCTAAAATAGGTTCTATTCTTTCGGGAAATGTTATACAAGTTATCGGAACTACTATCCCAAAGGAACGTTGGGATGAAATAAAGTTAAATATTAACGAAATTCTGTCAGAATGA